TCAGCAAAGTGGTTCCCAGCGCGGAAGGTGAACTGACTATCCTGCACGAACTCAGCCTGGAACTGAACAAGGGCGACAGCCTCGCCATCGTCGGCGCGTCCGGTTCGGGCAAATCCACCCTCCTCGGCCTGCTCGCCGGTCTCGACCTGCCGAGCAGTGGCGAAGTCATTCTCGCCGGCCAAGGCCTGAGCAATCTCGACGAAGACCAGCGCGCACGCATTCGTGCCGAACATGTCGGTTTCGTCTTCCAGTCCTTCCAACTGCTCGACAGTCTCAATGCGCTGGAAAACGTCATGCTGCCGCTGGAGCTCGACGGCCGCAAAGATGCGCGTGAGCGTGCGACCGAACTGCTCCAGCGCGTCGGCCTCGGCCAGCGCCTGACCCATTCGCCGCGCCAGCTCTCGGGTGGCGAACAGCAGCGCGTGGCGATTGCCCGAGCGTTTGCTGCCGAGCCTGACGTGCTGTTTGCCGATGAACCCACCGGCAACCTCGACAGCCATACCGGTGAGCGCATCAGCGATTTGCTCTTCGAATTGAACAAGGAGCGCGGCACCACCCTGGTGCTGGTCACCCACGACGAACGTCTGGCCCATCGTTGCCGGCGCCTGATCCGTCTTGAAGCCGGGCTGCTGATCGCCCCTCTGGAGCCTTGATGGCACGTTTGCCGCTGTTGCGTCTGTTCAGTCTCGCTATACGCCAGCTCCTGCGCGATGCCCGCGCCGGCGAATTGCGCGTGTTGTTCTTCGCGTTGGTCGTTGCAGTAGCGGCGAGTACCGCCATCGGCTATTTCGGCGCCCGCCTGAACGGCGCGATGATGCTGCGCGCGACTGAGTTTCTCGGCGCCGATCTGGTTCTCGAAGGCAGTTCCCCGGCCCGTGAAGAACAGATCAGGAGTGGTACCGAGCTGCGCCTGAATCACGCACAAGTGGTGGAGTTCTCCAGTGTCATCGCCACCGACAACGGCATTCAGCTGTCGAGCATCAAAGCCGTCGACCGCGCCTATCCGTTGCGCGGCGAACTGAAGAGTGCGCCAGCGCCTTTCGCCACCGAAGAAACCGGCGGCGAACCGCAACCGGGCGAAGCCTGGGTCGAGGCACGCCTGCTGACCGCACTGGATCTGAAGATCGGCGACAGCATTGATGTCGGCATGAAGACATTGAAAATGACCCGTGTGCTGACCTACGAACCGGATCGCGCCGGCAACTTCTACAGCCTGACGCCCCGGGTGCTGATCAACCTCGATGACCTCGCCGCCACCGGTGTCGTGCAACCCGGCAGCCGCGTGAGTTACCGCGAACTGTGGCGCGGTGAACCGCAGGCGCTGGAAACCTATCGGCAACTGATCAAACCCGGGCTCGCCGCCAACCAGCGGATACAGGATGCCCGCGATGGCAACCGGCAGATTGGCGGTGCGCT
This region of Pseudomonas sp. R84 genomic DNA includes:
- a CDS encoding ABC transporter ATP-binding protein; translation: MGASILTAKNLSKVVPSAEGELTILHELSLELNKGDSLAIVGASGSGKSTLLGLLAGLDLPSSGEVILAGQGLSNLDEDQRARIRAEHVGFVFQSFQLLDSLNALENVMLPLELDGRKDARERATELLQRVGLGQRLTHSPRQLSGGEQQRVAIARAFAAEPDVLFADEPTGNLDSHTGERISDLLFELNKERGTTLVLVTHDERLAHRCRRLIRLEAGLLIAPLEP